Genomic DNA from bacterium:
CCGGTATTCATGTCTGCCCAGAACGGCGCTATATACGGATAGGTCGCTGTTGTCGTTGCCGGATCTGAAGCGGAGAAAGCGGTGTTGGTGCCACCGAACGTGATCAGACCGTTCGTGGTGACATTGCACGTCGTGTAGTTCGTTCCGTAAAACGAAAAGGTGAAACCAATGGTAGCGGGGGCCGTGGCGTCATCGCCCGTAGGACCGTCTGTGGCATTGGGGTCGCCGCACAGTTCGATCCAGTTGTACGTGGCGGTATCCGGTGCTACGTTGTCGTTAAAAGCGTAACCGAATCCATCCGGGCCGCCCTGATTGTCGAGCGGGTTGTGCATCAGACGCGAACTCGGGTTCAGCGCCTGTTCGAGATCAATGCGACTGTCGGTCGTCGCGTTGATTTGCTTGGCCAGGGCGATGTCCGCATTGGTGAACGTCTGTCCTGACACTGCCTTGGCTTTGATCCGTGCAATATCTGCTTCGCTTACGCCGCTGGCAAAAGCGGACGCCAAACAGACCAGCAGCAGTATCGCCGCGACCCAAAGAAAAGACCGTTTTCTGACTCTCATAGCTGTTTCCTATTGCTTGGTTTAGCATGGGGGTTGGTACGTTCGAAAGTAACGTTGTTTTAGGTAAAAGTCAAGGAATGCTCGAACTATTAGGCAAAATCTGCCCGCCCTTTGCCACCTGCGGCACATACCGGTTAAGCCGGTTTTGGGACCGTAAACTGTGCGTATTCAAGGGGTGATTAACTTAGCTTCAGATCGGGCTGGCGGTAGCAGGAATTTGGACCAGCAAATCAAGATGCTGTGCTCATGCGCAAACAAATGCTTATAGAGTATCGAGTTAAAAATCGCTCACCGGCGCAGAACGCCTGCTCCGCAGTCATTTCCAGTCTCTTGGATCTCTATGTGATGAAAGACAACTCTTTACACTTGCCGGTTGGAAATGCAATCCCCTTGCCAAAGAAAAAGGCCAGTGAAAACACACTGACCTTGTCCTATTATAAATTGATGAGGCATTTGCGCTATGAATGCCTCTCGCCGGGAGGTAAAACCCCTGCGGCAAGCAACGCGTTCCTCGTCACTTCGGCATCCGCTTGTGCTCGCTAATGATCTGATCGACCACCGCCGGATCCTGCAATGTCGTGATGTTACCAAGATCCTTGTACTCACCGGCAGCAATCTTGCCAAGAATCCGCCGCATAATCTTCCCGGAACGGGTTTTGGGCAAGGCATTCACCGTCAATACCTGCTCCGGTACCGCAATCGGGCTGATATCGTTGCGCACCTGCTCTTTCAACGCGCCCGTGATTTCGTCGCGCTGCATGTCTTCGGCTTCCTTTTGAGTCACGACAAACGCAAAAATCGCCGTCCCCTTGATCTCATGCGGGATGCCGACCACCGCCGCTTCGGCGACCAGATGGTTTCCCACCAGCGAGTTCTCGATCTCCGCCGTGCCCAGACGGTGTCCGGCCACGTTGATCACGTCGTCGACGCGTCCGGTAATCCAGTAATAGCCGTCTTCGTCGCGGCGGCAGCCGTCTCCCGTGAAATACTTTCCTTTATAGCTCACAAAATACGTGTCGCGGAAACGCTTGTGGTCATGGTTGATCGTGCGCGCCATACCCGGCCAGGGGCGGTCAATGCACAGGTGTCCGGTGACGCCGTTGCCTTCCATGCATTTGCCGTCTTCGTCCGCCACGCACAGCGAAACTCCGAAGAAGGGCAGGGTGGCGCTGCCGGGTTTAAGCGCCGTCACTCCCGGCAGCGGCGTAATCATAATGCCGCCGGTTTCCGTCTGCCACCATGTATCGACAATCGGGCATTTGCCCTCCCCCACTACCTCATAATACCACCGCCACGCTTCGGGATTGATCGGCTCGCCCACCGTGCCGAGAATCCGCAGGCTGGAGCGGTCGTACTTCTTCACCCAGTCTTTGCCTTCACGCACCAGTGAACGAATTGCCGTCGGCGAAGTATAGAAGCTGTTCACGCGATGCCGCTCTACAATATCCCAGTACCGGCCCGGATCGGGATACATCGGTGTCGACTCGAACATCACCGTGGTCGCACCATTGCACAGCGGACCGTAAATAATATAGCTGTGGCCCGTGATCCAGCCCGCGTCCGCCACACAGCAGTAAATATCTCCGGGATGGTAATCGAAGACGATCTTGTGTGTCAGCGACGCATACAGCAGATAGCCCGCCTGTGTGTGCATCAAGCCTTTGGGTTTGCCTGTAGATCCCGACGTGTACAAAATGAACAGCGGATCTTCAGCAGACATCCATTCGCACGGACACGTGCCGCGCTCACTCAGCATCGCCTCTTCCAGCCAAATATCGCGGCCCCACTGCATCGGCACGTCTTTCGGCGTACGCTTGGCTACCAGCACGCTCGACACCGCATCTACTCCCGCCACGGCATCATCCACGATGGACTTGAGAGGAATGCTCTTGCCGCCGCGCCGGCCTTCGTTGGCGGTAATCACCACGGACGTGCCCGAATCGAGAATCCGGTCCCGCAGCGCCGTGGCCGAGAATCCGGCAAACACCACCGAATGCACCGCTCCGATTCTCGCGCACGCCAGCATTGCAAACGCCAGTTCGGGGATCATCGGCAGGTAGATCACCACACGGTCGCCCTTGCGAACGCCCAGATTCTTCAGCACATTCCCCAGGCGCGCCGTTTCCCACTTCAGCTCCCGGTAGGTAATACTCCGGCTTTCTCCCGGATCATCGGCTTCCCAGATAATCGCCGTGTCTTCCGCCTTCTCCGGCAGGTGGCGGTCCAGACAGTTAAAGGCCACATTCAGCATCGCGCCCTGAAACCACGTCACCTCGCCGTCGTGAAATTCCGCTTCGAGGACTTTCGTCCACGGATGATACCAGTACAAGGACTTGGCCTGTTCGGCCCAGAACTGCTCCGGCTCGCGGATCGAGCGCTCATAGAGCCGGCGGTATTCATCGAAATCACGAATGTGCGGCCGGACAGGCGCGCGATACGGGCTGGTAAACACCTCGCCATGTTCAGGATGGGGATTCATAAGCGATCCTTGGCTTAACCATGTGGGAAAGGGATGAAATTGCGGCCAACAAGGTAGCAGACCTTTCTTAACACTCCTGTTTGTGCTATGAAGTTTCCATGTCTGTGGATAGCACATCATATTTGCCACGGGCTCGCGTCCCTAACCCCGACTCTTCATGATTGTGAATGTGATGAAGAATTTGGTGATATTTAGATGGACAAGTCATTTCGGAAGATGTTTAGGTCCATAAGAAAGGAGGCGCATCACCATGCGCCTCCTTTAAAAGCATCTTCCTAAGAGATGAATTACGACAAATCGATTTCCACACCGCGATGCACATTGAGATCGAGGACCCTCGGCGATGTCAGCTTGTTGCCCTTTTTGTCCCAGAGGACGAGGATTTCGGGCCGCTGCAACCGCTGTCCCGTGCTGCGCCGGACTACGCCGCGCATGCCCCGGTCGAACATCAGATTGCCCATAGTGATTTCTACAATCGCGCCCACCGGATAGACATTGATCAGCTCCAGCGCCTTCGACACCACCGCACGGTTGTAGAGCGATCCTGCTCCCCGCACCAGAGTTTCCAGCGCCCTCGCCGGAGACATGGCCTCGACAATTAAGTCACCGTTGATCAGGTTGTCGAAGGTATTGGCCACCGAGAGGATCTCGGCAAAGCGGAATATCTGGTCACCGCGCGCCATGCGCAGCCGCGTAGGCGGCTCATTGGTCCCGGAGAGTTTGAGCGGATAGCCGCGACCATCCTGCTGCTCGTGGTGCTGCCGAATCGTCGCCTGCTCCAACACCGTGTTGGTCGAACTGCGCTCGAGGATCTTTGCTCCTGCCGCCGGATGCAGTTTCAACAGCCGGGCCTCTTCGTGGGTCAGATCCCGCACCGGCTTGTTCACCAAGTCCTGCATGACCAGCTTGCCCACATCATGCAGCATGGCCGCCGATCCCAGCACCAGCAGTTCTTCCTGCGCATATCCGAAGGCCCGTCCCAGCATGATTGACAGCACCGAGGTATTCAGAGCATGTTCGTAGGTGCGGTTCAGGTAGGTCTTCACCACCGGAGTCTCGAAAATCTCCACGTGATGCGAGAACAGATCCTCGACTGTCCGATGCACGACTTCGTGAAATTCCGACACATTGACAGCGTTTGCATAGCGATCGTCATACTGTAGAATCGTGATCACGTCCTCGTTGGCGATCTCCCGCAGTTCGGCAAGGCCTACGATGTCATCGAAGGTCCGCTTGAGCAGCTTATGAGTACGCCGCCGGGTCTTGTCGGAGATCATTTCCGGTTCGGGTTCGATGTCCTCCGTACCGGCCTCTTCCACATAGACGTCTTCAACTTCCAGTTCCACAAGCCGGTCGATGACGCGTTCTGTCAGCAGGAAGCCCGAGGCAATGAGCAATTCGAGGCGCTCATCGCACACATCCCGCGCAATCTTCATTCCCGGTTCGAGTTCAGTCACACCGCATAGTCGCATTCCGTCAACACCTCAAAGTTTACCTCCCAATCCGGTTGCAAATTCGATGCCGCCACAAGAAAACGCTGAAACGCTGAAAATCTGAAAGGCTGAAAGGAAGATGGACCCGGCACACCTTGCCCCAAGCCTTCGCCGTGCCCCCACGCTTCGCCGCGGCATGCGTCTTAGGATTTCGCATGCCCGGCCATAGAAGGATTGTGCCCGGCTTTTATTCCCTTCCCCTACGGTAGGTCCCCGATTTATCGAGGGACGGGAAGGGTTAGGGATGGGGGTTCTGCTCCCATTTCCCTATTTCATGGGGAAAGGGGGCCGAGGGCCTGCCGACACAATCCAAGGGAAATAACGATGTTTTTGCCATTCTTTCAGCGTTTCAGATTTTCAGCGTTTCAGCGTTTTCTTTCCT
This window encodes:
- the acs gene encoding acetate--CoA ligase; its protein translation is MNPHPEHGEVFTSPYRAPVRPHIRDFDEYRRLYERSIREPEQFWAEQAKSLYWYHPWTKVLEAEFHDGEVTWFQGAMLNVAFNCLDRHLPEKAEDTAIIWEADDPGESRSITYRELKWETARLGNVLKNLGVRKGDRVVIYLPMIPELAFAMLACARIGAVHSVVFAGFSATALRDRILDSGTSVVITANEGRRGGKSIPLKSIVDDAVAGVDAVSSVLVAKRTPKDVPMQWGRDIWLEEAMLSERGTCPCEWMSAEDPLFILYTSGSTGKPKGLMHTQAGYLLYASLTHKIVFDYHPGDIYCCVADAGWITGHSYIIYGPLCNGATTVMFESTPMYPDPGRYWDIVERHRVNSFYTSPTAIRSLVREGKDWVKKYDRSSLRILGTVGEPINPEAWRWYYEVVGEGKCPIVDTWWQTETGGIMITPLPGVTALKPGSATLPFFGVSLCVADEDGKCMEGNGVTGHLCIDRPWPGMARTINHDHKRFRDTYFVSYKGKYFTGDGCRRDEDGYYWITGRVDDVINVAGHRLGTAEIENSLVGNHLVAEAAVVGIPHEIKGTAIFAFVVTQKEAEDMQRDEITGALKEQVRNDISPIAVPEQVLTVNALPKTRSGKIMRRILGKIAAGEYKDLGNITTLQDPAVVDQIISEHKRMPK
- a CDS encoding HD domain-containing phosphohydrolase → MRLCGVTELEPGMKIARDVCDERLELLIASGFLLTERVIDRLVELEVEDVYVEEAGTEDIEPEPEMISDKTRRRTHKLLKRTFDDIVGLAELREIANEDVITILQYDDRYANAVNVSEFHEVVHRTVEDLFSHHVEIFETPVVKTYLNRTYEHALNTSVLSIMLGRAFGYAQEELLVLGSAAMLHDVGKLVMQDLVNKPVRDLTHEEARLLKLHPAAGAKILERSSTNTVLEQATIRQHHEQQDGRGYPLKLSGTNEPPTRLRMARGDQIFRFAEILSVANTFDNLINGDLIVEAMSPARALETLVRGAGSLYNRAVVSKALELINVYPVGAIVEITMGNLMFDRGMRGVVRRSTGQRLQRPEILVLWDKKGNKLTSPRVLDLNVHRGVEIDLS